From the genome of Malus domestica chromosome 04, GDT2T_hap1, one region includes:
- the LOC103433083 gene encoding uncharacterized protein: MNGASASSSLRAAFSYCVQQVRSYDYHNYLCLLELPPHMRKVAFAVRALNVETARAMDVASDPRVGLMRLVWWQEAIDKIYANKLIEHPTAQALLSVVHEYKISKGWLKRSVEARINDARKEVGDTPEKIEDLEKYAEDTVSTILYVTLQAGGVNSTAADHAASHIGKANGLLLLIKSLPYHGSRNRHFSYIPIKVAAKHGLLVKHGGQSEIHLDSREGLCEAVFEMASVANVHLQKARDLAGTVPVEARPVLLPAVPAQVLLDSLRQVNFDVFDPKLARGIHGIPPLWYQLKLKWHSWRGKY; this comes from the coding sequence ATGAATGGTGCTTCAGCATCTAGTAGCTTAAGAGCAGCTTTCTCATACTGTGTGCAGCAAGTCCGTAGTTATGATTATCATAACTATCTTTGCCTCCTCGAACTCCCGCCTCACATGCGGAAGGTTGCATTTGCAGTCCGTGCCTTAAATGTTGAAACAGCTCGTGCTATGGATGTTGCTTCTGATCCCAGGGTTGGTCTTATGCGCCTTGTCTGGTGGCAAGAAGCCATAGATAAGATCTATGCTAACAAGTTAATTGAGCACCCAACAGCTCAAGCCCTGTTGTCAGTGGTACACGAGTACAAAATTAGCAAGGGATGGCTAAAACGGTCTGTAGAAGCTCGGATCAATGATGCAAGAAAGGAGGTTGGTGACACCCCAGAGAAAATTGAAGACTTGGAGAAATATGCTGAAGATACAGTATCGACTATTCTTTACGTGACACTTCAAGCTGGTGGTGTCAACTCCACTGCAGCTGATCATGCAGCATCGCATATTGGTAAAGCAAATGGGCTTCTTTTGCTGATTAAGTCACTGCCATACCATGGTAGCCGCAACAGACATTTTTCTTACATACCAATCAAAGTGGCAGCCAAGCATGGATTGTTGGTTAAGCATGGAGGTCAATCGGAGATTCATTTGGACTCTCGTGAGGGCTTATGTGAAGCTGTTTTTGAGATGGCATCAGTAGCTAATGTCCATTTGCAGAAGGCTCGTGACTTAGCTGGTACAGTACCTGTAGAGGCTCGCCCGGTGCTGCTGCCGGCGGTGCCTGCCCAGGTTCTTTTGGACTCACTGAGACAAGTGAATTTTGATGTGTTTGATCCAAAGTTGGCAAGAGGGATTCATGGCATTCCTCCTTTGTGGTATCAGTTGAAATTAAAGTGGCATTCGTGGAGGGGAAAATACTGA